A window of Clostridioides sp. ES-S-0010-02 genomic DNA:
CAGATGCTCTATCTTCAGTGGCTGCATTTATAGGTATAGGAGGTTCTATTTTAGGATTTAAACCATTAGACCCAATTGCGTCAGTTGTAGTGGCAGTATTTGTGGCTAAGGTAGGAATCGATATACTTAGAAGTTCTGTAAATGAATTGATGGATGTTTCAGTTGATGAAGAAGAAAGAAGAGAATTAAAGTTTATTGTAGCAGATACAGAAGGTGTTAAAAATCTAGGAGATATAAAGACTAGAAAGCATGGAGCTATGGCATATGTGGACTTGACTATATGTGTTGATGAAAATCTCACAGTAAAACAGGGGCACGATATTGCTACTAAGTTGGAAAAACATATAATAAAACATATGGAATTTGTAAAAGGGATAACAGTTCATGTTGAACCATGCACTAATTGCCAAGGAAATAAGTGTATAAAATAATTATAGCTTAAAAAAAAGTGTAAAAAGTTATATAATTGTTTTATGACTATAAACTCTAGGGGTGGTTAAATGAGTAAGAAAAGAAAACTAAAGAAAAAAGCTGCAATATTAATAGGAGTAGTTGTTTTCTTTATAATATACTTTATATCCTTTAAAATAGGTCTAAACATGGAGAAGGATAAGAGTGAGGTTCCAAAGAAAGTAGAAACAGAGACAGAAGATAATAGGTCTTTAATGACTCAAATAAAAGAGAAAAAGAAAATTTATGTATCAGATAAAAATGTAGAAAACATAAAAATCGAAGAAGATATGTGGAACGAGATAAAGTTCTTTTTCTCAGAATTTAAGAAGGTAAGAAATACTACTTCTTATGAAGCAATTTATGAAGGGTATTCTGATGATGGAATTAAATTTTCTACAGACCTTAATTTTTTTAGAGTCTATACTGTAAATAAAGAGGAATATTATAAAGTTCCAATTGATTCCAAAAATTCTTTTAAGAAACTTTTAGATGAGAGTATATATACTTCATTTGACCTTTTGAGTCACTATAAAGACTGGAAAGAGGTTACTATAACTTATGGAAAAGAAACTAAGAAGGTTCATAAATGGAAGTTTGATGATTTAGCACATAAGATGATTTCAAAAAGAGTTGTAGGAAAGGTTCAGCCAGAAAAAAGCAAGGAAAGAAGTGATTATAATTTCAGTATAAATATAAAAGGTGAAAATTTTGCTGTGAAAGTAGATACAATGGGCAAGGATTATGTAAAAGTTACTTCTAAAAAAACTGTCTCTTACTACGAGGTTCATACAAGTTTATTTGATTATCTTAAAAATGAAATATTTGAGATTGGAAAGAAATAAAATATTAAGAAGGCTATCAAGCGATTATATCATTTGATAGCCTACATTAATTTTTATATGTTATTTTTAGTTACATACTATTTTTCAACTAGTAAGTCTGCAACCTTATATATTGGACCAGCACCAGCAGTTATTACTAAATCATTATCATTAACATTTTCACGTAAATATTTTACTATATCTTCAAATTCTTTTATGTAGATAGCATCTACGTTGTTTTGATATAATTTTTCAACTAAATCTTTAGAGTGTATATCTCCTGGATCATCTTCTCTTGCAGCATATATGTCTGTTATGATAACTTTATCAGCAGCATAGAAAGCTTCTGAAAATTCTCCTAAAAGAGATTTTGTTCTAGTGTAAGTATGTGGCTGGAAGATGCACCATAAAGTTGATTTTTTTAACTTTTTAGCAGCAGCTAAAGTAGCCTTTAATTCAGTTGGATGATGTGCATAATCATCTATTACTAAGGCATTTTTGTAGTATCCTTTAGATTCAAATCGTCTTCCTACACCTTTATATATTTTTAAATTTTTTCTTATAGTCTCTAAATCAATACCAGAAACAAGAGCTGCCATTATAGCAGAAGAAGCATTGTATATATTATGAAGACCATATACAGAAAGCTCGAATTCTCCCAAATCTTTTCCTTGATACTCTATTTTAAATATCCCATGACCACTATTATCAAAATGTATGTCTTTTATTACAGCATCATTGTCAGAATCTCTACCATATTTTATAATAGTAGCTTTGACATCATATAATATGTCATCTACATTTTCATCATCACCATTTATTATGAAATATCCATCTGGAGGTAAAAGTTTACCAAATTTATTAAAAGAAGCTTTGATTTCGTCTATACCTGAGAAATAATCAAGATGGTCTTCCTCAACATTTAAAACTATAGATATCTTAGGATTAAAATTAAGGAAACTATCTACATATTCACATGCTTCAGTTATAAAATGGTTAGAATTACCTATCTTAACATTACCACCTATCATGCTTAAGTTACCACCAACTAGTATAGTTGGGTCTAAGTCTGCATATTCAAAAATTGTAGACAACATAGATGTTGTAGAAGTCTTTCCATGTGTACCAGAAACTGCTATAGAGTTTTTATATTCTCTCATAATCTGGCCTAAAAAAGTAGCTCTGTTCATTATTAATTTATTCTTTTCTCGAGCAGCTATAAGTTCTTCATTATCTGGGTGAACTGCTGCAGTATAAACAACCATATTTACATCATCTGATATATTTTCTTTTTTTTGACCGATATAGATGTTTGCCCCTTGATCCCTAAGTTTGTCTAATAGATATGATTCGTTTGAATCCGAACCTGAAACCTGATAACCCTTATTGATACATATTTCGGCTAATGCACTCATGCTGATACCGCCAATTCCTATAAAGTGTATATTCATAATAAAACCACCTTTCTTTTTAATTAAGTCCTACAATATGAACTATTTTTGTGGTATAATAATATAATGTTCAATATTTTATAATTAATATGCATATAATATTATATGTATTTTATTTTTGAATATAATAAAACATAAGTAATATTATACCACAATACGAATTGTTATGCATTATTTAGTTTAACGTTATATAAAGGTATTTGTAGGAGGAAATAGTAATGAAATTTAAAAGAACAGAGAGAATTGGAGCAATAGTTAAAATACTATCTGATAATCCAAATAAAATATATACATTAAGTTATTTTACAAATCAATTTAATGCAGCAAAATCCACAATAAGTGAAGATTTATTAGTTGTAAAAAATGTATTTGAAAAACTACATTTAGGGAAAGTTATAACTATCTCAGGTGCAGCAGGAGGAGTAAAATATATACCTAAAACTTCTATAGCAGAAAATGCAGAGTTTTTAATGGAATTATGTGAGAAAATATGTGACACATCTAGAATACTATCTGGTGGTTTTTTATACTTAATTGATTTAATTTATGACCCTACAATAGCTGCTAAGATAGGAAAAATATTTGCTTCAAACATTGAATATGTAGATGCAGATTATGTTGTAACAATGGAAACAAAAGGTATACCTATGGCACTTATGACTGCAAAGGCTATGAATTTGCCTTTAGTTATAATAAGGAAAGACATAAAAGTATCAGAAGGTCCTACCCTTAGTATGACATATGTAAGTGGAAATAATTCGAAGGTTGAGAGTATGAGTTTACCAAGAAGGGCTCTTAAACCAGATAGTAAAGTTATAATTATAGATGATTTCATGAGGGGTGGAGGTACTATAAAAGGAATGGTAGACCTTATGAATGAATTTGGAGCAGAGGTTATAGGTACTGGAGTATTTATATCTACAACAAATCCTTCAGAAAAAATGGTAAAAGATTATATATCACTAATTCAGTTAGATGTTACTGGAGATAAAATAGTAGTTGAACCAAATTTAAAAACTTTTAAAGATGAATATAGAAATGAAGAATTAGATGAAGAAAATGATTCAGAATTTGAATTTGAAATAGATGAAGATTAATAAAAAAAATATTTAGAAAAATATGTAAAAATAAAAAGAGGATATCCCTAGTTGTCCATAGAATTACTTAAAAAACAGTTTATATTAATTTATTCCAACAATAATAATTTTAATATAAATTAATTTCTGTCAAAATCAAAGGGGGATATATTGGTATGAAGATAACTGACGTAAGAGTAAGAAAATTAACAGAAGAAGGCAAGATGAAATGTATAGTTTCAATAACTTTTGATAATTTGTTTGTAGTGCATGATATAAAAGTTATAGAAGGCCACAATGGGTTATTTATAGCAATGCCTAGCAGAAAAGTAGGCGAAGGAAATTTCAGAGACATAGCTCATCCAATAAATGCAGAAATGAGACAAGTTTTAGAAGATGCAGTTTTACAAGCGTATCATGAAGCATTAGTTCAATGGGAAGTAGCTGCTGAATAACAATAAATATAAAATGGAGAGAGCCCGAACATTTAGGCTCTTTTTAAATGTAGAATTTGCATTAAAATATGTACTTTTTAGTAAAAAAGTGCTATATTATTAGTGATAATGTATATGTTGTATACAAATTGTTAAATAAATGTATTATAATGTATATTGATTGAGATAATAATACGAATAAAATTAAATTAGATTGAATGGAGTGTATCAATGAACTTTAAAGCTATAATCCTTGCCGCTGGCAAAGGAACAAGAATGAAGTCTAAATACCCAAAAGTTATACATAAAGTATGCGGAAAAGAAATGGTCAACCATATTATAGATGTTTCAAAAAAATCAGGTGTAAAGGATACTGTTGTAATTTTGGGGCATGAAGCGGATGTAGTAAAAGAAAAACTTGCAGAAGAAACTATGATAGCTATGCAAACAGAACAGCTTGGAACAGGACATGCTGTAAAAATGGCTAAAGAATATATAAATGATGACGATATAATAGTTGTACTTTGTGGAGATACTCCACTTATAAAGGAAGAAACATTAAAGAAATTATTTGATTTCCATATAGAAAATAAATATCATGCCACAGTTCTTACAACAAAAGTTGGAAATCCAACAGGTTATGGTAGAATAATAAGAGATAAGAAGGGTGACCTTCTTAAAATAGTGGAACAAAAAGATGCAAATTCAGAAGAAAAAATGATAAGTGAGATAAATTCTGGGATATACTGTTTTAATGGAAAGAGTCTTAGAGAAGCATTAGATTTGTTAAATAATAACAATGCACAAGGTGAATATTATTTAACTGATACTGCTAAAATAATGAGAGACAAGGGCTTAAAAGTTGGTGCATTTGCAGGTTCAACTATTGAAGAACTTATGGGTGTTAACTCAAGAGTGGAATTATCAAAGGCAGAAGAAATTATGAGAAGAAGAATAAATGAATCTCATATGGTAAATGGAGTGACTATAATAAACACTAACTCTACCTACATAGAATCTGATGTTGAGATAGGTAATGATACTATAATATATCCAGGGGTTATGTTACAAGGAAAAACAAAGATAGGTTCAGATTGTATAATTGGAATGAACTCATCTATAACAAACTCAGAAATAGGAAATGGTACAGAAATAAAAAATTCAACGATACTTGATAGTAAAGTTGGAGATAATACTACTGTTGGACCATATGCATATTTAAGACCGAAAACTAACTTAGGAAACAATGTAAAAATAGGTGATTTTGTAGAGGTAAAAAATGCTGTTATAGAAGATGGTTCAAAAGCATCTCATCTTTCTTATATAGGAGATGCGCATGTTGGAAAAAATGTAAATATTGGATGTGGAGTAGTATTTGTAAACTATGATGGTAAAAATAAATTTAAGTCAATAGTTAAAGATGATGCGTTTATAGGTTCAAATTCTAATTTAGTTGCACCAGTAGTTGTAGAAGAAAAAGGATATATAGCAACAGGTTCAACAATAACACATGATGTCCCAGATGGAGCTTTAGCAATAGCAAGACAAAGACAAGTTGTTAAAGAAGGATGGGTAGAAAAGAAGAATCAAAAAGATAATCAAGGTAAGTAGTTATTTAGTTTATTATTTTGGCTAATAAAATTAGCTCGAAATTATTATAAATTATATTCATTAGGATTTTAAAATTTTCAGGA
This region includes:
- the glmU gene encoding bifunctional UDP-N-acetylglucosamine diphosphorylase/glucosamine-1-phosphate N-acetyltransferase GlmU, producing the protein MNFKAIILAAGKGTRMKSKYPKVIHKVCGKEMVNHIIDVSKKSGVKDTVVILGHEADVVKEKLAEETMIAMQTEQLGTGHAVKMAKEYINDDDIIVVLCGDTPLIKEETLKKLFDFHIENKYHATVLTTKVGNPTGYGRIIRDKKGDLLKIVEQKDANSEEKMISEINSGIYCFNGKSLREALDLLNNNNAQGEYYLTDTAKIMRDKGLKVGAFAGSTIEELMGVNSRVELSKAEEIMRRRINESHMVNGVTIINTNSTYIESDVEIGNDTIIYPGVMLQGKTKIGSDCIIGMNSSITNSEIGNGTEIKNSTILDSKVGDNTTVGPYAYLRPKTNLGNNVKIGDFVEVKNAVIEDGSKASHLSYIGDAHVGKNVNIGCGVVFVNYDGKNKFKSIVKDDAFIGSNSNLVAPVVVEEKGYIATGSTITHDVPDGALAIARQRQVVKEGWVEKKNQKDNQGK
- the spoVG gene encoding septation regulator SpoVG, with product MKITDVRVRKLTEEGKMKCIVSITFDNLFVVHDIKVIEGHNGLFIAMPSRKVGEGNFRDIAHPINAEMRQVLEDAVLQAYHEALVQWEVAAE
- the purR gene encoding pur operon repressor, with protein sequence MKFKRTERIGAIVKILSDNPNKIYTLSYFTNQFNAAKSTISEDLLVVKNVFEKLHLGKVITISGAAGGVKYIPKTSIAENAEFLMELCEKICDTSRILSGGFLYLIDLIYDPTIAAKIGKIFASNIEYVDADYVVTMETKGIPMALMTAKAMNLPLVIIRKDIKVSEGPTLSMTYVSGNNSKVESMSLPRRALKPDSKVIIIDDFMRGGGTIKGMVDLMNEFGAEVIGTGVFISTTNPSEKMVKDYISLIQLDVTGDKIVVEPNLKTFKDEYRNEELDEENDSEFEFEIDED
- a CDS encoding UDP-N-acetylmuramate--L-alanine ligase, coding for MNIHFIGIGGISMSALAEICINKGYQVSGSDSNESYLLDKLRDQGANIYIGQKKENISDDVNMVVYTAAVHPDNEELIAAREKNKLIMNRATFLGQIMREYKNSIAVSGTHGKTSTTSMLSTIFEYADLDPTILVGGNLSMIGGNVKIGNSNHFITEACEYVDSFLNFNPKISIVLNVEEDHLDYFSGIDEIKASFNKFGKLLPPDGYFIINGDDENVDDILYDVKATIIKYGRDSDNDAVIKDIHFDNSGHGIFKIEYQGKDLGEFELSVYGLHNIYNASSAIMAALVSGIDLETIRKNLKIYKGVGRRFESKGYYKNALVIDDYAHHPTELKATLAAAKKLKKSTLWCIFQPHTYTRTKSLLGEFSEAFYAADKVIITDIYAAREDDPGDIHSKDLVEKLYQNNVDAIYIKEFEDIVKYLRENVNDNDLVITAGAGPIYKVADLLVEK